AACATGGCTGCCCGTCATTGGCACATAGAGTACATTCGGCTAGTCTTTTGACAGATTGTAAGACAATCCCTTAAAacagagggctagtcagagaagcgacactcacatctgatatttttttgcctccctcgcggctgccaggtgtgtgcgatggggatcagctttgaacacattcagtCACGtcattctcaaaatcaaattccgaattcagggagccagtgagttgatggcacgtttgtctgctttggttgaaactgagtaacgcaaggGAAGTTGATTAGCCCAgcaccctgctgcccaactaccaaaatgtgttcaaagcaaagtctcaagtggcttggttggagtgacctttctctgacaagccctctaccTTAAAGAACACAACTAGCGCCATATGGCTCGTTAATGGTCTAGTGTTCTCTATCAATTTTCATGACTGCTCGCACAATTACGCAGTGCAACAGATAAACTAAGAAAAATTCGTCAACTAGGATCAGAAGGAAAGTCCTAGtccttttttctattttctgaAAGATATGTCCTCGGTCAAGGTATGGCTATCAAAAAGATTTCCTCCCTCTACCGGGGCTTCAGAAAAGTCTTCCACATTTGACGGAAGACCTCAGTCTTTCACCtctcaaaattgattgaaaggTCATGGTCGCCAAAACGATTCGAGATACAATTTTTAAACTGTTTACACAAGTGTACATTACGACCACAGTACAGTATTACTTtgagttcttttttgttttgctcgttttttcacggcttttctaaccgctagagggaatataatccccagtactattcaaatgaaaggttataattcgtctaggagttcaatttcaaatattatCCAATTTCAGTCTCTCAATGATAGGTTCGCCACTAGATGATTGAGTAATTTTTGTGTCACTGATGTAAATGGATATTTGATGTAGATTACATTTGAAGCCTAAAATATTGAGATGACCAAATACCTTATAATACATAATAGATTAATGATTGACTATTTTTCAGCCAAGTATTTGAATAATTGAGGAAATTAATGGTTTTTTCCATATCTTCCAATATCGTTTCTGCTACATAAAACCCTCATGATTCTGACGTTCTACGAACTGTGTATTATGCATGTATCTTATTTTGTAAGTGATGGTACACTTTTGATTACAAATTTTGTCGTAAGGATTATTTTGGAAGAGTTCACGAggtgtttcatttctttcttgaaCTTGACTGGATCTTGTTCTTTCCTAATTTATTCTGGTATAGAGTTCcgaattgaaatttgtttagATTTAAACGAGCTATTGGACGTCTCCATTGGATGAGATTGTGTTACATTAATACCTTAATATTCTCCTGTATTAAGGTATTTACATAATTTTGTGGGTTTAAGACAATTTCAAACAACTGAAAATATATTTCGTGtagtttcaaacaaaatttcGGGCAACTAAAGTTATGTTCTCATTTTGAGAACCTAATAACAATAGGTTAACGCTGGGAAAAGTTAATTTCCCATTGAAGTATTGCCTCGAGATGAATAAAGTTCAGTGATTAAGGTACTATGGGTTTGAGTCCAAAAAGGACAATGCTAACGGAGTTCATGTCCCTGAGACACAGATCTAGGctctttttatttgttttgctcGAGGAAGAACAGTGTTCAGGTAAGGTCAACAGAGTTGAAACACAATTCATCACTTAATTTCCAAATATATATATTGCCCCTCCGTcgtgaaataaaaaaatagtaTCTGTTTACTTtggaaaacaaaccattttctgaAAATGCTGAGCTTTCAAGATCAAGTCGGCAGATATTCCAAGCAAACAGCTGACGTTGTTTTATGGAGTAAAACTAGAGCCCAATCAATTTGAACTGTGCATAGGTATGTGCATTTTCCAGTTATATTAATTTACCGGCTTGTTGAAGTGAGCAATATTCTGATATATGATAGGGTGGTGACAGTACTGCATCattagatgttttttttctgttttgtaaCTCAATTTTaatcgattattgaaaatttaatggGATTACGGGGCGAGTTGGTTGagatgtttgtctaaattccCCCTCCACATAATGTCCAAATTCAGGGTGCCGGTCTATATTTTCCTGGAATTTCCAGGAAACCCTAAAATAATCCTAAAACAGGTCCAAAGGCACAAACGACATTTTCGTGGTTGTTTTGGCGTATTTCAGTGGCTAAAATGTCGCATTAAAAAGGAACATTTTAGTCGTCTTTCATGATAAGTTGTGGGCTCTAGTTCTCGGAGAGAAGAAGTCAGTGCTTGTAACTAACCATGAAGATTATTGAAACAGTATCAAgtcaatatcaatatttgtgaATTTACTTACTCGTTCGATTTGGCGCCTCCTTCATTTCTGGCCACAAGCTTCCTGGTCACCCTGGGATCGTCTCCCACATCAAATCTTTTATTGGTGCCCATGAGCGGGATTCTTCTTAGATATGGGGCGGACACCCTTGAGGAATACAGACCCGGATAATAATTGGCCCGATGTTGAGCAATGAACTGCCTCACGGCCATGCTCTGCGGCTCAGCATATTCTGAAAGGATGGATTCAATGGAATGGTAGAACTTTTTTAAGACATATTCTAACATTTGAGGATCATTTTGCATCGAAGTGCATAATGGACGCAAATGAAGCTCCCCAAGAGGGCGTTCGAGTAACTCTTCTTCCAATCGCATCAACTTACTTCATAAGAATTAAAATCGTATAAGCTGTGTATGAGTCTTGTTACAACTCTTGCTAGAAAATATTAGGATCCTGTTTAGCCAAGGCAATGCCAActggtttttttattattttattcaACCAGGTACAATCGATGAAGAAGTCTCCAGCACATTTAGTAAATCCTCTCTTTGGTAAGAAGTGGAAGTTCATTGTCGTATTATTTAGCTCAGAATCAACAACTGCCTCTTAAGCACTTCAAGAGGGAagattttcaacttcattatCGGGTTACGAATCCATGACTCTCTAGAAGTCACTAACTGCATTTTAAAGTCTGTCACCTAGATATTTCGCTTAAACGAAATTAAATGTTAAAATATGAACTTTTAACGCTTGTGAGTTCAAGAATTGGTGACTAAACTAGCCTTTAGCCTTGTTTGATTCCTCAAAGTGCTCGAGCAAATTACGGATGGTGGTATTTATCCGGACAAATGTAAGGTTCCGCTGCATTCAAACATTAATGGAATCTCGTTAGCCAATTATAAAAGCGTCCAAATGACCCACTAGGCGCTTATGGATATGAACCGTGCATTTAACTTTGGCTAATGCTTTGAATTTTCGTACAGCGACGGCCGTATTACGAGGTATTGGATGAATAGTATTACATGTTATGTCACTGACAAAACGTAATGCATATGTGTAATGTATGAAATTAATTAAGGCAAATTAGACTTCAAGCCTTCAGGTCTTCTTCATAACAGGCAGTTCAGTACCTGTTGTTTAAAGCCCTTGCTTCGGAGGCAGCGACAATATTGATTAACTTTACCGGCTAGTTGAGTTGTTGGATTTTTTAGAAGTATGTCATGAATAAACTTATTGTCAACATGCAATAgcttttgctttctttgcattaagtttaaaaaagaagcTTGAAGATTCAAACTTCGATAAACCTCACGCAAAGAGAGCGACAGCCATTGAACCTACAGTTTTCTTTGTTGACAACCGGTTATCAACGTATTATCGCGACTGAAAGTAATCAGAACCCAATACTTCATGCGTCAAAATCTGCTCTCTCTTCACTAGTGCTTACTTTCCAGCCACTCATCAACAGACAAGCCCAAATAAAGTGTCTAAAAGTTGCGGTTTGTTGCGTGGTTGAGAGTCAACATTTTACTAATGAAAAACGATGttcattgaagaaatctgCTCTCTAGCTATcgtccaataaaaaaaacaaaaacatgaaaaaaaaaccgttcagGAGCTAACTACTACAAATAGagctggggattacattccctgtagtggttagaaaaacccgtgaaaaaccaaactaaaaaaaggTCACCTTCACATTGTAAATGCTTGAAGTCGAGTGAAAGCGGTAACTTGgatgatttgaaatttattttggGTGCAATAAGTTTGGTTTCGTCAAGGTTAGACCGtaaaatggtggcagaaataTGAAGTTGGTTAGTTAAAGAATCATTAAACATCATTGGTCATGGCTCTGCTGAACACTCTTTTTAAAACGCAAAAATTGCCGTGATTTTTACATTGCTCTGTTTTGACAAATGTGtcaacaaaattaaaaaagaaaaacaaaagcaatatATCTTCCATTGAAGAAAGGCTTGGAACTTGCTGGACTTAGTGCCACTATAAAACAAGAAgatcatctttttttgttttttttccacgggttttctaaccgctacaggttatgtaatgaaattgaattggcagaccaagctagtccttgaatgtagggttgatctggaatgctatctacaaatttgtccaaatctgacgggaaagatgcaaccggatcaacaagacctacgtattcccaacgaatattagagggaagcacattaaacaatgaaggagcccgagaaagaacgGATATAAGCTTGGATTTTAAAGCTGGTAATATTTGGCAATTTATTGTCTAACTCTTATCTGTTACTAAGAACCAGCCAATTTTTTAAGAATTCAAGAACCATTTTGTCTCGAGCCGATCACTTAAACTCTTGTCGCCCCATTCATCCCATCTATTGTACCGAATTATATCAAGCTTAACCTTTGCCTCAGACCTTGCATGAAGATAATAATGTCATATATCGAAGTTTATATTCATTGTCAGCCGGAGTCATTTTACTATACTAGAAAACACATCTGGCGGCTTTGAATATGAACTCCAAATTTTCGTCCTCATCCTTCTTGTCCAATATTGTAAAACACTCATTTTCCCAATGATTTGCTAGTCATCTGGTTTCGCTCCTGTCCCAGAATGATCATCTGGCTGATCTATTTAATAAGTGAATCGTTACACCAATATATCGAAAGATTGATAACAAAAATTACCTTCAGAATATCCTTGGACGGAAACGACAAGAGGGAAGAGGAACCCCAAGAAGAGTCCTATGGCGAGAATCCAATTGCTCCAGGGCAAGGCTTTGGAACCTGAGTTGGAGCGGATAAAAGACCCTTTAACCATGGTGGTAACCTCTGACGGACTGGCATTAATTCAAGCTCAATTAGGCTATAAGTAATGATGACTCTAGAACCTGGGAGGAGCAGCCCAAAAGAATAGCCAGGGTTCCCAAACAACCCGATCCTAGTGCTTTCAGCGGTGAGGCTTAGGGAAGTGAGCACAAGAGGAACCAATGGGACAACGACCACGGTAGAAAGGAACTCTGAGCGCctgatctttttcatcttaCCCTTGAGCCCTTGTTTTTCGTGGAATATAATGGTCCTCCACACTAGTATTATGCATTCATAGCTTGTTATCAACTACTGCCCATGTGTCAATGGTCCTAGATCCTGGATGTATTACTACGCAACGCAGCTCTTTTTGTGCAAAGTAGGGAACATTTTGAAGAGTGCACATCTTTTTACTTCAAGTGAACATTTGCCAGTTAAAAAACCTTCGAGGGCATCGTTCCAAGTATGAATATGTTTGCAATTGTCAACTTGCTTTTGAGGGTGGGTGGATTTAAGGTTATGGAACAAGAGCATTGGCGAGAATAAGAATCAATCGAGACAAGAAGCTTGCGGTATTGCACGGAATCGGAAGGGTATTTGCAACTATTTTTAAATCTCAAACCAGTACCCGTCCACGCTCTACCTTCCCGTTGTACAAATATTAGGTGTTTATTTGGGGGTTATCTCCGACTCTGCAAAACAAGTTTAAGTGACAGGTTTATCCCTCTGttttttcagccatttcacAATATTTTGATGGTAGTTCTCGCATATCATTCAATCAATGGTGCATATCCACtactggaaaaagaaaaaaaataggcAAGAGCGccaacttctagaaatatggactgtgaacaagcttcccgtcaaatcggcgtgctcttggtcatagcacttctgagccactttttgaattgagtTAATACAATAAGAAACGTAGTTCTCTTCGGTTAAACGCACTTCATTGCTATATTATTTACCTTTAAAGTGGTTCGTTACAAAGTCATTatgtcaaaagcttacgtatgtagctgaccaagagcaggccgaaaattcgaatattatgtagtgtttacaacacAACTTGTGACATATTTCTTGAGTTTCCGAAGCCTAGTTTTTGGCtcatatttggccaagttcatctattcaacaagatcttgcggTCGTATCAACTGCCCTTTTGGCATAAAGGGAACAGTTTAGCGGATATGACTTTTTTCCTTCTGTTCTCAGTCTACAtatttagaagtccgtggtaaGGGAACCGTTCCATGacctctttcaaatcaaacttaTGTCGATTTGGTTCGACATTGGGGCAACACTTGGCTTTTTGAGGAAGCTCCTCGCAAATTAGTACGACTTTAAGGCAAAGATTTGGATATGCCTTTTCTTGTTGCACATTCAggctttttttgcacttttttgtctctaaaaggctTTGTTATTTTGCACCTTCTGCCCCTACCATGACATATCACAAGAAGACACTTCAGGCTTGAATGATTTAGATTAGTGGAAAATATAGATAATTAAGCCAATTTTATatcaatggcaaacaatgCAATACATGCTAATGAATATAAGAATCGCAATCTTTCCTTTTCTATTGGGTGCTTGTGAAGTAATGGACAACCTCCAGTTTATAGATGTTCTGATTTGATAAGATGTGCACCGATGTTTTAAATCAAAAGGTTATTGCTGATGCATCAACAAATAATCATCATTTGTTATTGACATAACAAgcaaatttatatttttttcgcCCTCTCTTACAAAGAGATTGATCAAAAATCAAGTTTAATGGAAATAAGGGAAAACCAGGATATGgcttcttgttttctttttgggaAAGCCCGCAATAAAGGGAGCTTCTGATGAGCGTTCCCCGACGTCATGAGTTTGATCCGATCAAAtgctaaaaaatattttgtgaacaaaatcGCCCTAAGCAATAACGAAACTCCTgaagagaatcaattgtttaGCATGATATCTGTGTCAAATAAAAATGTGTTCTAATGCCAAATATTGCAATAGATGAATTATAACTTCTTTTTCATAAAACTGAAACGCTCAAAGTTTAACTTCGTAAAAGCAGTTGGATGCCTCGATTTTTGCCATAGAAAATGGGCAGCAACCATACTTATAGGACCTGAACCGAtctttttgttattgttataacttttttgaatttgcaaaCTTATTTTTCCACACCTTTTCCACTTTAAAAGaatttatttttccaaaaaagacattttttttcaaagtctaATGATAACAAATAGTATTTATGTCGCTGAAACTTGGGTGGTCCATTCCGTTTGGAACAATCCTTCTagttgaaaatttcaatttctcgcTGACTTACGAAAGAGTCCTTgccaaaaaagaaacttaTATCTAGTAGAGTATGCATGAATGAGGTCTAGTGAAGTACAGAACATGTATAGCACAACTATGAACTTGACAAGTACTATGGTTTCTATTTAAAGACCAAGCAGTTGCAAAAAGTGCGGAAAACAGTCAACTTCGATCGTTCCTGGGATTTCACTTGGAAAGAAGTAAGACTGGAAACGCGCACACCATTCCATACTTTACGAGTCGTGATTTGAATCTGACCAAGATACTGTAAAAAAATACCTTATGCAAAAAGGTACTTTTTCGCCttctaattttcaaaagatgCTCGTAGAAATTCGTCCATCGTCTAACTTAGAAATGTACGATCGAAGCTTGAAGAGAGGAAGGAGTCTAAGCCCAAGTCTTGACCTTACCTATTTGGAACCTCATGTCGTTTTCTTACTTTCTATCAGTCTTGCTTATCTACGCTAAAATAATAATCTTACACTTGTAGGGCAAAGACATACAAAGTACTATTTAAGCAAATATCTTCTCACATTGGTGcactgtttttttcttcatttgttcaaaacGAGTGCGAAAATGGCAGTGTTTGAGAAGTTTCAACTACGCAAATGCTTTTCCAATTTTACTGCAATACCTAATTTGTTTTTCAGTGCCTTGGTATTTCGCTTTTTGGAAGTAGAACCAATTTAGATATTTCACCTCTAGAACTTGCACATTTTTAGAGTCCCTTCTGGTCTCAAACAATGACATACTAAAAGCGAAACTGATTATGAAATATGCGCAAAAATCACCACATTCATCTACTTTATGACCAGGACAAAtcaaatgttcattttattgCTCTTGGAGAAATACTCAAGCGGATGATGTTGTTACATTTATGTTCCAGTTAGAAATAACCATATTCTTGAACAAGGCCATAATTTGTGCATTAACACAACGGGGGTAATTCTTGCTTATTACGAGATGGTAATACTATTTAGCGGCGATTAAGTACTCAATATGTCCCTAAAATTTGCGAACGTTTAAGCTAATAATAAATGTAATGAGTTGTTTATCAAATTCATGCACACTTGGTACGTAATGAAGCATAATGAATCCCTTTATCTCAGTTCACGTTTTAAAAGTAGACCACCTGATTGCTTTAAAAAAGTCGTACTTTCGCATGTAAGGTTGAGACAGCAGATTTGTGCCCGATTATGAGTACTCCAAATGATCACAAATCTGAGGCCTTTCCTCGTACACCTGGTTACTCAAATGTTGCCAGAGCTCTCTTCTTTATAATAATTTATTCATGATTTCTTGGGTGCTAGCCAGGTATTCTTGGATAGTCTACTTCCAACTCGCTCCCTGTCTCAAGGTTAGTTCCAAGAACTCGTTCGAAAATTTAGCTCTTAAAGAGTCGAATAAGTGGGTCTTTGAAGTGAGTGCCATATGTGGTAGGTGGCCATGTCATGACAGAGAAGTGGCCAAATTGAAGCTCATAAAAGAACCCGATGAAGTCTTTCCGTACTTGGGGTGAGTGACGCGGTTCAATTAGTAAGGCGTGGTGTTTGGCGTGATGGAAGAGGTGTTTTTAGAGGCTCAAAGTTTGCAAATTGTGAGTCGTAAAACCCTTGTGTCAAAGTCAACGGGGATCAGGGGAAGTGAGTGTCAAGTCGTGAATGAATTATTCACCACTTTTCAACATGACACACATTTATAGTTCATGGGGATGAAAATGGCGTGTGACCGAGGTTCGTCGGACGTCATTTGCACATACTTACATACAAAATGTGGccagcaaaagcttgtttctTCCAGAATGGATTATAGAACATTGGCAAATCTTTAACATAATATTGGATTTATACGATCAATCAACAAGCATATTTGATAATAagacctcggaaaaaaagttagaaaatcatgaaaaaagcGACTATACATAAATAGGTAGAAAAAGGGAGTTGGTACCAGGGGGAATCATTTAATGTCTGTGTGTGGCTTCTAAAAACCAATGTTCTAATAATTACAAAAAAGCCATCAACTGAAAAAGATATGTcagggccaaatttgaagaaaagtgcGGGTGATCGACAACCTAACCAGAGAGGTCTTGGCGGTCTTTGAAGTCTGGACCTGTCCCAATGGTAATGGAAGCCATTCTTCCTTCCACTTTTGAGGTCTTTTTTAAGGCCAAACTCCAGTGAAATctcttcaaaatatgcacaatGTTATCCGCATTGATCTTGGACTCCTGGTTGGCGTATCTGGTGCCCTTGATGTCAAAGTGGGCCAAGATCAAGACATGTTCTATTGGCTCTGGCCAATTGCCCTTCAGGAACCATTGTGTGGATTGGTTTTTGGTCTCAGTTGTGTGGAGAGACACTGACAACTTGTCCATGGTCACTATTGACCTCAGCCATTCCTTTCCCGTCATCACAACATTGGTTGGACTCTATTCAACGTTTACTCTTGGGTCAACAATTTTGGGACCCATCTTGCCGACTTCTTTACAAGTCCACGAATTGTGTGAATGAAGTTGAACATGGTTCCATAAGCACAAGCAAGGCTGTCGGCCCATTCTTGAATACCCACATAACGATTTTCCTTAACCTTGGCTCCTCAACCGCGATAAGCTCCGGATTTCTGAACttctgattggaattggatcGTCTGCCATCACCAATATTCTTGCCCACTTTAACCTTCTCAAAACCTCCAAAAGGGCTCTAAGTTTTAGGTGGTGTCGGCCTCCTTTACTTTCTGAGTCGTCAGAACAATGAATGGGTGCGACCGTCATCACATGGTAAATTTTCCGCCAAAACCACGGCGCTAGCACAAAAGataggaaacatttttttttacaaaagacctCTGTCTATGAAAGGCAAATCATTGTTATTGGTGACAAAACTTCGGATATTGATTGCCGAAGGTTTGGAAGGCCACACGCAGAAATCAATTGTTTCTAACTCGCACTACGTACAGTACTTTGTAACTAACTCCCTCTTTACCGAAACACAACGTTTTTTGAGTAAAAGATGCatccaaagagacaaaaagatATAACCAAACCTTCAGtatttaaattcaattttgatccattgaATTTGGATAACGAAACGGTTTCATTCTGGTAAAGAATCAGCTATATTTTCATTCACTTAATATACAATCATATTTCTCTTAGTGCATTATTACTCCTCTGAAATATACAAGTCTTATCAAATCATTGCAGAACCAAGTTTTGCTTCCTTAAATGGtgaatcaaatgattttgcctttttcaattaGACGGGGTCTTGGATAAATAAAGAGTCAAGTAAACTTGCAATCAACCAATCAGTGtcgttcaaatttgaaaaacagccatttgAGAATCGAGAATCAAAATGTAATAATCGATCTAATATTCATAATATTGATAAGTCTGATGACTTTGGCGTTCAATTTTTTCTGATTCATTGTTATGGACACCGtgctcttgaaatgaaattggttttgcCATTCCATACCGGTACAAGTGGAAAAAGGTAACACGCTTTCCATTTTGCTTGATCTCGAAACACAAAGAAACAAGGGCTGAATATCGTTTCGTAGGTAGAGGTCAAATCTATAACCTCAATTTTCTTGCTGAAATTTTCTAAACATGCTTTTTAAGCAATTAGTGACAAAATAAAGACAAAATGTTTTCGCTAGTTTTAGCACAAAATTTTAGGCCTGACACATATTTATCAATTCCCCATGAAGATCACAGTTTAGGCAAGTTGTCCCCGATTTAAccaaaaaattacaatttaaTTTACAGGAATTTCACGAGCAATTCTCAAGGTCTATCAAAAACGCATAATTTATTCCAATGTTCTCAAAGGGAACAttctctgaaaaaaaatcatggactTTATGCAAATGCAATTCATTAAACTCCTTTTGACAATAATACATTAAATCCACAAAAATGAAGTGTATGCGAGAACAACAATGATAAATTAGGACTTTCTACTTATAAATGAAAACATCACTATTGGCTATTAACTGCCAATTTGTATCGTTTGAGTTATTCTGATCTAAGTTTGATCTATCCGTTATTATTTTCCATGGAATAATTCAAATCATTGCAatatttctctctcttcaatTTTGCACGGGAATGCGTGGGGTTTGGTTCGTCAGCACCATCAAAGTGTGAATTGAACACTGAATTCAAGATCAGCTATGTTTTGCGTTAATGTATTAAATATCAATAAGAATATCAAACACTTATTGAGCACTATTGGGGATAAAATTTACCACGGCCGGTTATTGAGTCCGCAAAAATTCGACTCAGCACTCCAGACTCATGTTCAGTGAGCAAGAGAGGGTAGGGCTGgaccatggacttctagaggtGTCGACTGTAAGTGGAAGCTAAAATTTCTTCTCTCCTTaaccattcactttattcaaaaaggaaaaattcaTAGGATCCGAAGATCTTGTCAAACacatgaacttggccaaatttgagccaaaaaccATGCTTCGGGTACCCAGGAGATatatccaaagttatgttgcgAATACtgcataaaattcgaatttttcaattgctcCTGGTCAACAACATAAGCTATTGACATCATAACGTTTACATTTAAGTAACATAAAGTTGAGACATCTTTAAGTGAGgggatctacgtttcttatcttattactACATTTCGAAAAGCGGCTTAGATATGCTATGAATAAGAGGAGACGGTCCatttttctagaagttcgtggctgGACGTACTCTGGCTTGAACAGCTAAGCTTCAAAGACGATCCAGGGCGGTTGAAGCGAATCCAGGTTCATCCATCTCCACATGGACATGCACTCGCACCAAATTGCATGTAGGTGACCAAACAGTATAGGTTGAACTGGAGGCCCTCTCAACCAACATTCATTCAGTAGGCTAAAGATGCAGCTGCCACTCTTCTTCCTTCACACGTATTGAGCATACACTCCATACCCTCTGTACGGACAGGGGACGGGAAAAAAGAGTCATGGATACGCTCCAAAGACTTTTGTTCCTGCATACGTCGAGTTGAATCGTATCAATCTCAAAACTAGAACTGTCCGTGAGACACTGGAAGATCTACTgagttttcttttgtactAAAAGGGGTCATGGTTTGGGAGGAAAGTGCAAGATGGAAGAGGCTGGTGGCCAATTAAAGGCACTATTTTGGGCCTTCGTGGATGTGTTTTGAGTGGTGCTTGAAGAAACGGACAACATGAATCTTGTTACGGCTAAGATTATTGCCTTGTTTCTGCTTGGCGGAGGATCCGTTGTTCTTGGTTTTATCCCAATTAAACTCAGGTAAGTGCGGCTTGTTAAAGCAGAATCCTGTCTGTGGAATGAAAAAGTAACCGTGGTTAGAAGGTATGTTTTGACAACGGAGGATGACTTAtctcatttccattgaaaaggGATTTGGAATAAAAACAACTTTTCCCGTCAAGCAAAGATTTTCATCGTTTAAAGTTTAAGTATTTGTCACATTTAACGATTTCCAAGTTGTTTGAGTACATGCACGTTAGTCAAAGAAATTCAATCtaaagtgtttttttgtcatcaagTGCTACAACAAACCATGAGCCATTTCCCAATCAATGCTTATTTTTAAGAATAAATCAATCCCACAGACGGCATTttgggttaaggaagggatTTTATTTCCCAAGCTCAACTCAATCTAACTCAAATTATAgcttttcaagtcaaaacacTGGAATTTTGTCTCAGGAGTCAGTCCTTGAGGAGTActaaaaagagaaaaaaacatatttcgatGTCTCTTTAATTGAGCCTATGGCTAATTTCTAGGCGTCAACTGGGTTGGACCGAACAGACGTCACAGAATCGAAAGAAACTGATCCTCACCTCCATCGCTCTCTGTTTTGGAGGTGGGGTCCTCTTGGCCACGTGCTTCATTCACATGCTTCCAGAGGTAATGATAGCAAATGCcattattttggccaaaaaatgagTTGTTCACCATGTTCCACGTCACAGGTCAGAGATGGCCTGTTCCATTCTCATCGGGATTTTGACGCCATTCCAGTGGCTGAGATCCTCCTCTGTTGTGGCTTTTTCCTGATTTATATGATTGAAGAGTTAGTGTTCTTCGCCTCTAAAGCGGGTGAGGTCCCATTCCATTCGtgttttggatcaaaattacttttaatGAACCGAAATGATTGTAGGGTGGATGGGATCGTCGGTGGGACATGGA
This Tigriopus californicus strain San Diego chromosome 12, Tcal_SD_v2.1, whole genome shotgun sequence DNA region includes the following protein-coding sequences:
- the LOC131892009 gene encoding uncharacterized protein LOC131892009; this translates as MVKGSFIRSNSGSKALPWSNWILAIGLFLGFLFPLVVSVQGYSEEYAEPQSMAVRQFIAQHRANYYPGLYSSRVSAPYLRRIPLMGTNKRFDVGDDPRVTRKLVARNEGGAKSNDHQKLLVYRMFKRGGQDSGTPLTQEENEFPFYLNAEKQGETLL